The Paenibacillus sophorae genome has a segment encoding these proteins:
- a CDS encoding FAD-dependent oxidoreductase, protein MKKIVILGGGYGGVLTAKKLAKKLKNNKDVEIKLIDRNPYHTLLTELHEVSANRAPEDSIKIDLKKIFAGLKVDVVLDEISDIDFKGKKLTSEKAVYEYDYLVIGTGSKPTFFGIPGAEENTFSFWSYDDAVALKRQIRDMFTQAAKEKKPEVRRSMLTFVIVGAGFTGVELVGEMAEYREELCKEFFIDPKEVRLVVADMAPKILPILPDKLIRKAEAHLRKLNVEIVTGAKITEVGKGSVALGEKNVVAANTIVWTAGVEGSELVGKLDVQQQGRKRIVTNEHLESVDHKNVYVVGDNIFYIVEGEQRPVPQMVENAELAAPLIAGNIVAEINGTSKKGYKPAFHGTMVSIGSRYGVANVGLPNKMFMLTGFMAMFAKHMINIYYLSGVVGFNKVWTYMMHEFFHVENRRSFVGGYFSKRSPNFWLVPLRMLLGGMWLYEGIDKLRKIWVDPNKIFLIPAAPYLKDATSAASEAVDAVKTTVDAQSAASAVDTAKEAVSALPVPKFIYNISNWFMDLLFYKPDGNFTFLAKWFQIGMVCAEIVLGIMLIVGLFTAIASIATIGMAIMIWTTKMAATEMLWYVAAAIACIGGSGSVFGLDYYVLPWLKKQWKKVPFVRRWYLYTD, encoded by the coding sequence TTGAAGAAAATTGTGATTCTTGGCGGTGGCTACGGCGGCGTACTCACAGCCAAAAAACTCGCAAAGAAATTAAAAAACAATAAAGACGTCGAAATCAAACTGATCGACCGGAACCCCTACCACACTCTATTGACAGAGCTGCATGAGGTCTCCGCAAACCGCGCTCCCGAGGATTCGATCAAGATCGACCTGAAGAAAATTTTTGCCGGCCTCAAGGTGGACGTTGTCCTTGACGAGATCAGCGATATTGACTTCAAAGGCAAGAAGCTAACGTCCGAAAAAGCCGTCTACGAGTATGATTATCTCGTTATCGGCACGGGCAGCAAACCGACCTTCTTCGGAATTCCCGGCGCTGAAGAGAACACCTTCTCTTTCTGGTCCTATGATGACGCCGTGGCGCTGAAGCGCCAAATCCGCGACATGTTCACGCAGGCGGCCAAAGAGAAGAAACCGGAAGTTCGCCGTTCCATGCTGACCTTTGTCATTGTCGGCGCCGGCTTTACCGGCGTTGAGCTGGTAGGCGAAATGGCGGAATACCGCGAAGAGCTGTGCAAAGAGTTCTTTATCGATCCGAAAGAAGTACGGCTTGTCGTTGCCGATATGGCTCCGAAGATCCTGCCGATCCTGCCGGATAAGCTGATCCGCAAAGCTGAGGCGCATTTGCGCAAGCTGAACGTTGAGATCGTTACGGGCGCTAAGATCACCGAAGTGGGCAAAGGCAGCGTGGCCCTCGGCGAGAAGAATGTCGTGGCCGCTAACACCATTGTCTGGACTGCCGGCGTCGAAGGCTCCGAGCTTGTGGGCAAGCTTGATGTCCAACAGCAAGGACGCAAGCGCATTGTGACCAATGAGCATTTGGAAAGCGTAGATCACAAGAACGTATATGTTGTCGGCGACAACATTTTCTACATTGTCGAAGGCGAACAGCGTCCCGTTCCGCAAATGGTCGAGAATGCCGAGCTTGCGGCTCCGCTGATTGCCGGCAACATTGTCGCCGAAATTAACGGAACATCGAAAAAGGGATACAAACCGGCCTTCCATGGTACGATGGTATCGATCGGAAGCCGCTACGGCGTAGCCAATGTCGGCCTTCCGAACAAAATGTTCATGCTCACCGGATTTATGGCCATGTTCGCTAAGCATATGATCAATATCTACTATTTATCCGGTGTCGTCGGCTTCAATAAAGTATGGACTTACATGATGCACGAATTCTTCCACGTAGAGAACCGCAGAAGCTTCGTTGGCGGATATTTCTCCAAGCGTTCGCCTAACTTCTGGCTCGTTCCGCTCCGCATGCTGCTCGGCGGGATGTGGTTGTACGAGGGCATCGACAAGCTGAGGAAAATATGGGTAGACCCGAACAAGATCTTCCTGATTCCGGCAGCCCCGTATCTTAAAGACGCCACTTCGGCGGCAAGCGAAGCAGTGGACGCGGTTAAGACGACGGTAGATGCGCAATCGGCAGCCTCGGCGGTCGATACCGCCAAAGAAGCGGTCTCCGCGCTTCCGGTTCCGAAGTTCATTTACAACATTTCGAACTGGTTCATGGATCTCCTGTTCTATAAACCGGACGGCAACTTCACTTTTCTTGCTAAATGGTTCCAAATCGGCATGGTCTGCGCCGAAATCGTGCTGGGTATCATGCTCATCGTTGGCCTGTTCACCGCGATCGCTTCAATTGCGACGATAGGCATGGCCATCATGATCTGGACAACCAAAATGGCAGCCACAGAAATGCTCTGGTATGTGGCCGCGGCAATCGCCTGCATCGGCGGTTCCGGCAGCGTCTTCGGTCTCGATTACTATGTTCTGCCTTGGCTTAAGAAGCAATGGAAGAAAGTTCCGTTCGTAAGGCGCTGGTATTTGTATACCGACTGA